From Candidatus Omnitrophota bacterium:
AGACAGGAAGGAGGCGGCTTCGGTAGGGGCCGATGAGGTCTCTATAGCTGTCGCCGGCTCCGTGCTTACAACGATAGTCGTATTCCTGCCGCTCATCTTCGTGGTCGGGATCATAGGGCAGATCTCCAAAGATTTTGCTCTCACGGTCACCTTTTCGCTCCTGGCGTCATGGGCCGCCTCGATCACTATAATACCTCTTCTTGCGTCGCGCGGGATATCGGTCGGGAAGAACGTCAAATTAGAGAACGAAGACGATATCTCCGCCATAGATAAGGCGGGCGCCGCGTCGAAGATGCGTAAGATATATGAAAACCTTCTTGAGAAGTTCCTTAAGCATAGGAGGCGCTATCTTCTTTATACGCTCATCCTATTCTTATTATCTCTGGGTCTCTTCGTATTCATGGATAAAGAATTGATGCCGAAAGTGGACCAGGGCCAGTTCATGATACGCATAAACATGCCGGGCGGGACACGGCTCGAAGTCACGAACTCCCTTTCGGAACGCATCGAAAAGGTGATCATGCCCATCCCGGAAGTGGAGAGCGTAAACGTGACCGTAGGGTCTACGAAGGAGTCGACCACCAAGCACATCACAGAGCGGCTCAGCGCGAACCAGGCGGAGATAGCCGTAAATCTGAGATCGAAACGGAAGCGCAAAAGTTCTGATATCGTCCAGGAGATCAAGGACCGGCTCGCCTCGATGAACCTCGAAGGCGCGCGCATAGAGTATGCGCTGCAGGAGAACGTCCTGATGTCCGGCGTACAGGCACAGGCGCCAGTGACCATAGAGATAAAGGGCAATAACCTTGTGACCCTGGAGAGGATAACGAGCGATGTGCAGAACGGCCTTTCGAGGATAAAGGGCCTGTACGGTATAAAGAACGACCTCTCCGACCCGTCACCCGAAACGAAGATATTCGTAAATAAGGACAAGGCCGCCGTCTACAGCCTGTCGGTCACGGATGTGGCCCAGACGGCACTCACGGGCCTCAAGGGGTATGTGGCCAGCCAATTCAAAGAGAAGGGGCAGGAATTTGACATCAGGGTGAGATTGAGGAATGCCGACAGGGATAATTTTGAGAAACTGGGGAGGATGCAGATCCAGTCGCCGCTCGGCATAAGCGTGCCGCTTTCAAGCGTAGCGACATTCGGTAAGGGTAAAGGCCCCAGCGAGATAAAGAGGTTGAACCAGGAGCGCATCGTCCAGGTATATGCGAACGTGTATAAGCGTGCCCTGAAAGATGTCTATGACGATGTGAACGCGATGTTAAAGAGGGTAGATGCGCCCAAAGATTTCACGGTCAAGCTTGCCGGAGAGACGGCCGAGATGAAAGAGTCGTTCACGAGTTTACGGAACGCTATCATCGCGGCGTTCCTGCTCGTCTATATGATAATGGCCGCCCTGTTCGAGTCGTTATGGCAGCCCTTCATAATCATGTTCACCATACCGCTGTCGTTGATCGGAGTCTCATGGAGCCTATTCATAACCCATACAAGCGTAAGCGCTTATGTCCTTATGGGGGTAGGCATACTCGGAGGTATCGTGGTCGATAACGCCATCGTCCTTATCGACTGCGTAAACCTCTTTGTCTCAAAGGGCATGCCGCCGGAGAAGGCGGTAGTCTACGCAAGCAAGGTCCGGCTCCGCCCCATACTCATGACCGCCATGACGACCATCCTGGGGCTCCTGCCGATGGCCTTCTTAGGCGGCGAGGGCGCAGAGCTTCGGGCCCCTATGGCCATAACCGTTATGGGCGGACTTTTGATAGCGACGTTCCTTACGCTGGTAGTCATCCCCACCATATACATCTATATCATCGACCTTAGCGGCAGGATCTTCAAGAGGAAGAGATGAGCCTTCCCGCCTTTTCCATCAAGAGACCGGTCACCATGCTCATGGTCTACGTCATCCTCATGCTTGTGGGCCTCCTGTCATTGACGCAGCTCCCCGTAGAGCTCTACCCCAATATAAGTTTCGGGGAGATAAGCATAATAATAGAGGTCCGGGGAGGGATACCTCCTACGGAAGTGGAGAGCCTGGTCACCAAGCCGATAGAGGAGGCCGTCGGAAGCGTCAGCCACCTGGAGGAGATGCTTTCGATATCGAAGGAAGGCGAATCAACGGTCGTGCTCAGCTTTGAGCCGGGCATAAATATGGACTTCGCCGCCCTTGAAGTGAGAGAGAAGTTCGCGAGGGTGAAGAACAAGCTGCCGAAGGAGATAGAGAAGCCTATCATAGCGCAGTTCAAAAGGTCCGACGTCCCCATAGTGATCATAGCGGTTACCAGCCTCAGGAGGTCGACCGAGGAGATACGCAAGATAGTGGACGAGGAGATAAGGGAACCGTTGAGGCGCATAAGCGGGGTGGCGGACGCCGAGGTCGCGGGCGGACGGGAGAGGAAGATCCTGGTAGAGGCCGACCAGAGGAAGATGGCCGCTTATTCTGTTTCGCTTGAGAAGCTCATCTCGATGATAAGCATGAATAATCTGAACCTGCTGTCGGGTGACATCGAGACAGACAAGGAAAAATATCTTATAAGGACCATAGGGCTCTTCAAAAGCGTCGAAGAAATAAAGAATATACCGGTCTCCGCGCTTTCCGACGGCACCGCCATAAGGCTGAAAGACGTTGCCAATGTCGTCGATTCTTACCTGGAGCCGACAGGCTATGCAAGGGTCAATATAAGGCCCGTCGTCTCCATATACATCCAGAAGGAATCGACC
This genomic window contains:
- a CDS encoding efflux RND transporter permease subunit, with amino-acid sequence MNLAKFSVEKPVTITMIVAGILIFGFVSLELLPQELFPQIVYPQLTVVTPYGNAAPEEIETLITKPVEEAVGTVAGVKRIHSISKEGLSLVIAEFGWNQNINFAALGMREKIDLIKERLPREAEEPIVLPYNPFDRPILVLSVTSSTDRSPLALREVARRMIKDEIEKVEGVASAMISGGLEREIQVEVNHDKLLSRRIPIIDVTKAIASSNLNYPAGTIKESFYEYLIRTLGELEHVRDIEDISIGSDTGDEELRAARYGPEDPSKRGDVSRDRRLIYLKDVATVTDGVKERTSYSRYNGKENISISIQKQALGNTVRTINKVKKKIEELKPDMPKDVDIAVVYDQSEFIKSSINGVWDAAWQGGVLVFLVLFYFLRNVWSALIVTVTIPISVLATFAMMYFTGVSLNMMSLGGLAFGVGSLVDCSIVVIENIFRHMQMGKDRKEAASVGADEVSIAVAGSVLTTIVVFLPLIFVVGIIGQISKDFALTVTFSLLASWAASITIIPLLASRGISVGKNVKLENEDDISAIDKAGAASKMRKIYENLLEKFLKHRRRYLLYTLILFLLSLGLFVFMDKELMPKVDQGQFMIRINMPGGTRLEVTNSLSERIEKVIMPIPEVESVNVTVGSTKESTTKHITERLSANQAEIAVNLRSKRKRKSSDIVQEIKDRLASMNLEGARIEYALQENVLMSGVQAQAPVTIEIKGNNLVTLERITSDVQNGLSRIKGLYGIKNDLSDPSPETKIFVNKDKAAVYSLSVTDVAQTALTGLKGYVASQFKEKGQEFDIRVRLRNADRDNFEKLGRMQIQSPLGISVPLSSVATFGKGKGPSEIKRLNQERIVQVYANVYKRALKDVYDDVNAMLKRVDAPKDFTVKLAGETAEMKESFTSLRNAIIAAFLLVYMIMAALFESLWQPFIIMFTIPLSLIGVSWSLFITHTSVSAYVLMGVGILGGIVVDNAIVLIDCVNLFVSKGMPPEKAVVYASKVRLRPILMTAMTTILGLLPMAFLGGEGAELRAPMAITVMGGLLIATFLTLVVIPTIYIYIIDLSGRIFKRKR